A portion of the Micromonospora vinacea genome contains these proteins:
- a CDS encoding transglutaminase TgpA family protein: MISTRNIGMVAAAATLLAAAPLSAIFQGWTWLIESIIAVAVVAGVAALTRLARAPLWGQVLGMLAGLMLALTWLFPSGEELLAILPTPGTFAYFGDLLAGSMQDMRSYGVEVPDTDPLLFIAVLGVGGVAVLVDVLAVGLRRPALAGLPMLAIYSVPVAVYVDSVPAVPFVVGAAGYLWLLVTDNVDRVRRFGRRFTGDGRDVDVWEASPLASAGRRLAAVGVALAVVLPLAVPGMTGGLLDSLSRGSGNGNGNGSGTGGTSGRIDLFASLAGQLNQSQVADLVKVTTSEPNPFYLRYAVADELRPAGFQARNPSGRSVNRDLPNPADRAGRGVQQTTYRASVEVTKSLSMSLMPVYAEPTRADDLSDNWLYDANQQVVFSNRENSRGRKYSFDYVRSTFTPAVLRAAQPLPTDHPVRRQMTATPGPVPEVEELVKGLIQGKRTDYDRVLGIYQHFSADNGFSYRLSTESGSSGQDIVNFLTNKVGYCQQYAAAMAWLVRSAGIPARVAFGFTNGSKRDGDTFTLTNLNLHAWTEVYFDGAGWVPFDATPAYGVPGSTRSAWAPDTDAPEPSSPDTGATDTPAGPEASAGPAGPDNADRDTDEGLALGGTTPDEQPPVWPWWAAGLVALLVLLAVPALRRVALRRRRGGQAVSGAMAAATVDGGSDPGTRPVVVGADASRARADAHAAWAELLDTLVDFRVPVDPTETPRATADRLVRDTLDDDDAIGSARLLGRAEERARYARDPLTGERLLPALRAVRGALAARADRRTRLLAAVLPPSVLLRWRTGMADRSGRMVALTGRARYRLLRWNPRRLLADRAAR; encoded by the coding sequence GTGATCAGCACTCGCAACATCGGCATGGTGGCGGCCGCTGCCACGCTGCTGGCCGCCGCGCCGCTGTCGGCCATCTTCCAGGGCTGGACGTGGTTGATCGAGTCCATCATCGCGGTCGCCGTGGTGGCCGGGGTGGCCGCGCTGACCCGCCTCGCCCGGGCACCGCTGTGGGGTCAGGTGCTGGGCATGCTGGCCGGCCTGATGCTCGCCCTGACCTGGTTGTTCCCCAGTGGCGAGGAGCTGCTCGCGATCCTGCCCACCCCGGGCACGTTCGCGTACTTCGGCGACCTGCTCGCCGGCTCCATGCAGGACATGCGCTCGTACGGGGTCGAGGTCCCGGACACCGACCCGCTGCTGTTCATCGCCGTGCTCGGCGTGGGCGGGGTCGCCGTGCTGGTGGACGTACTGGCCGTGGGGCTGCGCCGGCCCGCGCTGGCGGGGCTGCCGATGCTCGCCATCTACTCGGTGCCGGTCGCCGTCTACGTGGACAGCGTCCCCGCGGTGCCGTTCGTGGTGGGCGCCGCCGGTTACCTCTGGCTGCTGGTCACCGACAACGTCGACCGGGTACGCCGCTTCGGACGTCGGTTCACCGGTGACGGCCGCGACGTGGACGTGTGGGAGGCCTCTCCGCTGGCGTCCGCCGGCCGCCGGCTCGCGGCGGTCGGGGTGGCCCTGGCGGTGGTGCTGCCGCTGGCGGTGCCCGGGATGACCGGCGGGCTGCTCGACTCGCTCAGCCGGGGGTCGGGCAACGGCAATGGCAACGGGTCCGGCACGGGCGGCACGTCGGGTCGGATCGACCTGTTCGCGTCGCTCGCCGGTCAGCTCAACCAGTCCCAGGTGGCCGACCTGGTGAAGGTGACCACGTCCGAGCCGAACCCGTTCTACCTGCGCTACGCGGTCGCCGACGAGCTGCGCCCCGCTGGTTTCCAGGCGCGCAACCCCAGCGGCCGCTCGGTCAACCGGGACCTGCCGAACCCGGCCGACCGGGCCGGTCGAGGTGTGCAGCAGACCACCTACCGGGCGAGCGTCGAGGTCACCAAGAGCCTGAGCATGTCGTTGATGCCGGTGTACGCCGAGCCGACCCGCGCCGACGACCTCAGCGACAACTGGCTCTACGACGCCAACCAGCAGGTCGTCTTCTCCAACCGGGAGAACTCCCGGGGCCGGAAGTACTCCTTCGACTACGTTCGCTCGACCTTCACGCCGGCGGTGTTGCGGGCAGCGCAACCACTGCCGACGGACCACCCGGTACGCCGACAGATGACCGCCACCCCCGGGCCGGTGCCCGAGGTGGAGGAGTTGGTCAAGGGGCTGATCCAGGGCAAGCGCACGGACTACGACCGGGTGCTGGGGATCTATCAGCACTTCTCGGCGGACAACGGGTTCAGCTACCGGTTGAGCACCGAGAGCGGCAGCAGCGGTCAGGACATCGTCAACTTTCTGACCAACAAGGTCGGCTACTGCCAGCAGTACGCCGCCGCGATGGCCTGGCTGGTCCGCTCGGCCGGCATCCCGGCCCGGGTGGCGTTCGGGTTCACCAACGGCAGCAAGCGCGACGGTGACACCTTCACGCTGACCAACCTCAACCTGCACGCCTGGACCGAGGTCTACTTCGACGGTGCCGGCTGGGTGCCGTTCGACGCCACCCCGGCCTACGGGGTGCCCGGCTCCACCCGGTCGGCCTGGGCACCGGACACTGACGCGCCGGAGCCGTCCAGCCCGGACACCGGCGCCACGGACACCCCGGCGGGGCCGGAGGCCTCGGCCGGGCCGGCCGGTCCGGACAACGCCGACCGGGACACCGACGAGGGGCTCGCCCTCGGCGGGACGACGCCGGACGAGCAGCCTCCGGTCTGGCCCTGGTGGGCGGCGGGTCTGGTGGCCCTGCTGGTGCTGCTCGCGGTGCCCGCGCTGCGCCGGGTGGCTCTGCGCCGCCGACGGGGTGGCCAGGCGGTGAGCGGGGCGATGGCCGCCGCCACTGTCGACGGGGGCAGCGATCCGGGGACGCGACCTGTGGTGGTCGGCGCGGACGCCAGCCGGGCCCGCGCGGACGCGCACGCCGCCTGGGCGGAGTTGCTCGACACGCTTGTGGACTTCCGGGTCCCGGTCGATCCGACCGAGACGCCCAGGGCGACAGCGGACCGGCTGGTCCGGGACACCCTCGACGACGACGACGCGATCGGGTCGGCGCGGCTGCTCGGCCGGGCGGAGGAGCGGGCCCGCTACGCGCGGGATCCGCTGACCGGTGAGCGGTTGCTGCCGGCGTTGCGCGCGGTCCGTGGGGCGCTGGCCGCGCGGGCGGACCGACGGACCCGCCTGCTCGCCGCCGTGCTGCCGCCCTCGGTGCTGCTGCGGTGGCGGACCGGAA